The Malus sylvestris chromosome 12, drMalSylv7.2, whole genome shotgun sequence genome contains a region encoding:
- the LOC126592135 gene encoding auxin-responsive protein SAUR64-like: protein MEWKAIAYPREGGNNVVKSTTSNKVSEKGNFVVYTIDKRRFVLPLSYLSNHIFQELFKISEEEFGLSSSEPITLPCDSFFMNYMVSLVKR, encoded by the coding sequence ATGGAGTGGAAAGCGATTGCATACCCGAGAGAAGGTGGGAACAATGTAGTCAAAAGTACAACATCTAATAAAGTGAGTGAAAAAGGAAATTTCGTGGTATATACCATAGACAAGAGGCGTTTTGTGCTGCCGTTATCCTATCTCTCTAACCACATTTTTCAAGAGCTTTTCAAGATATCAGAGGAAGAGTTTGGACTCTCAAGTAGTGAGCCTATCACATTGCCATGTGATTCATTTTTCATGAACTACATGGTCTCACTTGTCAAGCGA
- the LOC126592136 gene encoding auxin-responsive protein SAUR68-like has translation MDMIVTSPKRLMKMARKLQKTADMGRKKISNPRVVGNNSNNTDCNSMGEKGTFVIYTVDKKRYVLPLSYLHNCIFQKLFKLSEEEFGLSSSRPIIVPCDSLFMNYIVSLLQRGITTDLEKALLINSTISSSCFIGSTNLYKGKTGQQLRVLSGY, from the coding sequence atggACATGATCGTTACGAGTCCCAAGAGACTCATGAAAATGGCTAGGAAATTGCAGAAGACAGCTGATATGGGGAGGAAGAAAATTTCAAACCCAAGAGTAGTTGGTAACAACTCCAATAATACAGACTGCAACTCGATGGGCGAAAAGGGTACTTTTGTCATCTACACTGTTGATAAGAAGCGTTACGTGCTACCATTATCTTATCTGCATAACTGCATTTTCCAAAAGCTTTTTAAGCTGTCCGAAGAAGAATTTGGACTCTCAAGTAGTAGGCCTATCATCGTGCCATGTGACTCGCTCTTCATGAATTACATAGTCTCACTCCTCCAACGTGGAATAACTACGGATTTGGAGAAAGCTTTACTGATCAACTCTACCATTAGTAGTAGCTGCTTCATTGGTTCTACTAATTTATATAAAGGCAAAACAGGACAACAATTACGAGTCCTTTCCGGTTACTGA